A single region of the Sulfurospirillum arsenophilum NBRC 109478 genome encodes:
- a CDS encoding TonB-dependent siderophore receptor, with translation MKFRHISIALAAALAITSPLLAESSTTLHVNSVEQSLSTALNAFAKEAKLQLIVDSNLIEGKKAPTLQGELSLKEAFEKLLKGSGLEAIIQGDSVMIQKITTAHNSTLEAIAITASADASAEGVMPSFSGGQVARGGKVGILGNKDIMETPFTVTSYTNELIQNQQANSVGDVLLNDPSVRVARGFGNFQESYFIRGFILNSDSVAYNGLYGLLPRQYISAELFERVEVLRGASAFLNGASPGGDGLGGAINLLPKRAPNESLARVTVGTENGEQGLASIDVAERFGENKNTGVRINAAHKEGGTSVDNENVELNLFSIGWDYRNDNLRLSADVGHQEHRIKETRTNVTLSGVTVVPDAPSGSSNWAQPWSYSNETDTFGSFRGEYDLSSSLTAWLAAGFRRSEEANSLANLTVTDGTTGAGYVTRFDNTREDAVNTAETGIRGKAETLGVGHEWVFSANYFELKKKAAYKWDYFNHYNTNLYNPTSYSLPAWSGGGFSGNDLDDPALTGKTRLTSFALGDTLSLIDNTLLLTVGVRQQKIDEKGYDYNTGILSSSYVKDRVSPITGIVYKLTNHFSIYGNYVEGLSQGGSAPSTAANYGESLSPYVSKQKEVGVKYDSGSLGATLALFSTTKPRGVVNASNVYVEEGKDRHEGAELTAYGELMEGLRVLGGITLLDAKQVSTNNVTTDGKDVIGVPEKQVNVGFEWDVPGVSGLSLDARLIVTDEVYADAANTLKVPSWERVDVGARYVTVMDKHMVTWRARILNVADTNYWASSGGYPDNGYLVLGAPRTFMLNVSVDF, from the coding sequence ATGAAATTTCGTCACATCTCGATTGCCTTAGCCGCAGCCTTAGCTATCACTTCCCCTCTCTTGGCGGAGAGTTCTACCACATTACATGTAAATAGTGTCGAGCAGAGTTTAAGCACGGCACTCAATGCTTTTGCCAAAGAGGCAAAGCTTCAGCTCATTGTTGATTCAAATCTTATTGAAGGAAAAAAAGCACCTACTTTACAAGGTGAATTGAGCCTTAAAGAAGCTTTTGAAAAGCTCTTGAAAGGCTCTGGACTTGAAGCCATTATACAAGGGGACAGTGTCATGATTCAAAAGATCACGACAGCACACAATAGCACCCTAGAAGCCATTGCAATTACCGCAAGTGCGGATGCTTCCGCTGAGGGTGTTATGCCTTCTTTTAGTGGGGGACAAGTTGCACGTGGAGGAAAAGTAGGTATTTTGGGCAACAAAGATATTATGGAAACACCTTTTACGGTGACTTCGTATACCAATGAGTTGATCCAAAATCAACAAGCCAACAGCGTAGGCGATGTTCTTTTAAATGATCCTTCTGTAAGAGTTGCGCGTGGGTTTGGAAACTTCCAAGAGTCATATTTTATTCGAGGCTTCATCCTGAATTCCGATAGTGTGGCTTACAATGGACTTTACGGATTACTTCCTCGACAATACATCTCAGCAGAACTGTTTGAGCGTGTTGAGGTGCTTCGTGGAGCATCTGCATTTTTAAACGGCGCAAGCCCTGGAGGCGATGGATTAGGTGGGGCTATCAATCTGCTCCCGAAGCGTGCTCCTAACGAATCGTTAGCGCGTGTTACCGTAGGCACTGAGAATGGTGAGCAAGGTTTAGCTTCCATCGATGTGGCAGAGCGTTTTGGAGAAAATAAAAATACAGGTGTACGCATCAATGCCGCGCATAAAGAGGGTGGAACAAGTGTCGATAATGAAAATGTAGAGCTTAATCTCTTCTCTATAGGTTGGGATTATCGCAATGACAATCTTAGGCTCTCTGCCGATGTCGGGCACCAAGAACACCGCATTAAAGAGACACGTACCAATGTAACACTCTCAGGCGTCACCGTCGTTCCTGATGCACCTAGTGGAAGTAGTAACTGGGCACAACCTTGGAGTTACTCGAACGAAACCGATACCTTTGGAAGTTTTCGTGGAGAGTATGACCTTAGCTCATCATTGACAGCATGGCTTGCCGCTGGTTTTCGTCGCAGTGAAGAGGCAAACTCATTAGCAAACCTTACTGTTACCGATGGAACAACGGGTGCAGGTTATGTCACACGTTTTGACAATACCCGCGAAGATGCTGTTAATACTGCAGAAACGGGTATTCGAGGGAAAGCGGAGACTTTAGGTGTTGGGCATGAGTGGGTTTTTTCTGCCAATTACTTTGAACTTAAGAAAAAAGCCGCTTACAAATGGGACTATTTCAATCACTACAATACCAATTTGTATAACCCAACATCGTACAGCTTGCCTGCTTGGAGTGGTGGTGGATTTAGCGGTAATGATTTAGATGATCCAGCCCTTACCGGAAAAACGCGTCTAACCAGCTTTGCTCTAGGCGATACACTCTCTTTGATTGATAATACGCTTCTACTCACCGTAGGGGTACGTCAGCAAAAAATTGATGAGAAGGGATATGACTACAACACAGGAATACTTTCCAGCTCTTATGTGAAAGATCGCGTTAGCCCTATAACAGGGATTGTTTATAAACTTACAAATCACTTCTCGATTTATGGAAATTATGTTGAAGGTCTGAGCCAAGGAGGTTCTGCTCCTTCAACCGCGGCTAACTATGGTGAGAGTTTATCGCCGTATGTTTCCAAACAAAAAGAGGTGGGTGTAAAGTATGATAGCGGAAGCCTCGGCGCAACACTTGCACTCTTTAGCACCACAAAACCAAGAGGTGTTGTTAATGCAAGCAATGTCTATGTTGAAGAGGGAAAAGATCGTCATGAAGGTGCTGAACTCACTGCTTATGGTGAATTGATGGAAGGGCTTCGTGTTTTAGGCGGTATTACCCTTTTAGATGCAAAACAAGTTTCAACTAACAATGTTACAACTGATGGAAAAGATGTCATAGGCGTGCCAGAAAAGCAGGTCAATGTTGGTTTTGAGTGGGATGTTCCTGGTGTTTCGGGACTGAGTTTAGATGCGCGTTTAATTGTGACAGATGAGGTGTATGCAGATGCTGCCAATACCCTTAAAGTTCCAAGCTGGGAGCGTGTTGATGTGGGCGCTCGCTACGTCACCGTTATGGATAAACACATGGTGACATGGCGTGCTCGTATCCTCAATGTTGCCGATACGAATTACTGGGCATCCAGCGGTGGATACCCCGATAACGGCTACCTTGTTCTAGGCGCTCCACGAACCTTTATGCTCAATGTTTCCGTTGACTTTTAA
- a CDS encoding PepSY-associated TM helix domain-containing protein — translation MKDNRSLRWHSTLGVAIGFFILVAALSGSVIAFYHSLDATVNPWQISIPLERQPSDPLSHIAQIEASVAGAKVSWVSLSLSHQSSWHYFLFPKNIAKPIEHNEVYLDPYSGEIKGMRLWGDITQGLTNVIPFIYKLHYSLYLGSVGGLIMGLAALLWLIVLVCGVWITFPKWNSTFLTQWKKSWEWRFKGDVRAKSYLLHKTAGLWFLPFLILLAWSSFALNLHELHEHLLSSVMTFQTEYDRIKELKKPRTKPKLGWMEARERGRTLISELSVKEGFEIYEESSIMYNALKGIYIYSVRSSRDIEIDHGGTTVYFDGNSGVLKASFIPTGKASGDTLTQWLEGLHKGSIWGLPHRIVLSTLGLLTTLFVLSGFYLWWKRRSKASLRIQ, via the coding sequence ATGAAAGACAACAGAAGTTTGAGATGGCATAGTACTCTAGGCGTTGCGATAGGATTTTTCATCCTTGTAGCAGCGCTGAGTGGCTCTGTCATCGCGTTTTATCATAGTTTAGATGCCACGGTGAATCCATGGCAAATCAGTATACCGCTTGAGAGACAACCGAGTGACCCGCTAAGTCATATTGCGCAGATTGAGGCGAGCGTTGCAGGGGCAAAAGTGAGTTGGGTAAGCCTCAGCTTGAGCCATCAAAGCAGTTGGCACTATTTTTTATTTCCTAAAAATATAGCAAAACCTATTGAGCACAATGAAGTCTATCTCGATCCTTACTCTGGAGAGATTAAAGGTATGCGTTTATGGGGAGACATCACGCAAGGATTGACCAACGTGATTCCCTTTATTTATAAGTTGCATTACTCGCTTTATCTTGGAAGTGTTGGTGGATTAATCATGGGATTGGCCGCACTGCTTTGGCTCATTGTGCTTGTATGTGGGGTTTGGATCACCTTTCCAAAGTGGAATAGTACTTTTTTAACTCAATGGAAAAAGAGCTGGGAATGGCGTTTTAAAGGCGATGTTAGAGCTAAAAGTTATCTGTTGCATAAAACAGCAGGACTTTGGTTTTTACCTTTTTTGATTCTTTTGGCTTGGTCTTCATTTGCTTTAAATTTGCATGAACTTCACGAGCATCTTTTAAGCTCCGTCATGACGTTTCAAACCGAATACGACCGAATAAAAGAGCTTAAAAAGCCACGCACTAAGCCAAAATTGGGGTGGATGGAAGCGAGAGAAAGAGGGCGAACTTTGATAAGTGAGCTTTCCGTTAAAGAGGGATTTGAAATTTATGAAGAGTCTTCCATTATGTACAATGCTCTTAAAGGAATTTACATCTACAGCGTGAGAAGTTCACGTGACATTGAAATAGACCACGGTGGAACAACCGTCTATTTTGATGGTAACTCTGGAGTGCTTAAAGCTTCGTTTATTCCAACGGGAAAAGCCAGTGGAGATACCTTGACACAGTGGCTTGAAGGGCTTCATAAGGGAAGTATTTGGGGATTGCCTCATCGTATTGTTTTATCGACATTAGGCCTACTCACAACCCTTTTTGTGCTCAGTGGATTTTACTTATGGTGGAAGCGAAGAAGTAAAGCTTCTTTGAGAATACAATAG